One Malaclemys terrapin pileata isolate rMalTer1 chromosome 7, rMalTer1.hap1, whole genome shotgun sequence genomic region harbors:
- the SEC61A1 gene encoding protein transport protein Sec61 subunit alpha, with protein sequence MGIKFLEVIKPFCVILPEIQKPERKIQFKEKVLWTAITLFIFLVCCQIPLFGIMSSDSADPFYWMRVILASNRGTLMELGISPIVTSGLIMQLLAGAKIIEVGDTPKDRALFNGAQKLFGMIITIGQSIVYVMTGMYGDPSEMGAGICLLITIQLFVAGLIVLLLDELLQKGYGLGSGISLFIATNICETIVWKAFSPTTVNTGRGMEFEGAIIALFHLLATRTDKVRALREAFYRQNLPNLMNLIATIFVFAVVIYFQGFRVDLPIKSARYRGQYNTYPIKLFYTSNIPIILQSALVSNLYVISQMLSARFSGNLLVSLLGTWSDTSSGGPARSYPVGGLCYYLSPPESFGSVLEDPVHAVVYIVFMLGSCAFFSKTWIEVSGSSAKDVAKQLKEQQMVMRGHRETSMVHELNRYIPTAAAFGGLCIGALSVLADFLGAIGSGTGILLAVTIIYQYFEIFVKEQSEVGSMGALLF encoded by the exons ATGGGGA TTAAATTTCTTGAAGTTATCAAGCCCTTCTGTGTTATCTTGCCTGAAATTCAAAAGCCAGAAAGGAAG ATTCAATTTAAGGAAAAAGTGCTATGGACAGCTATCACACTTTTCATCTTCTTAGTATGCTGCCAG ATTCCCCTGTTTGGTATCATGTCATCAGACTCAGCAGATCCTTTCTACTGGATGAGAGTGATTCTGGCTTCAAATAGAG GAACGTTGATGGAGTTGGGTATTTCACCCATTGTCACTTCTGGGCTCATCATGCAGCTCTTGGCTGGTGCCAAGATAATTGAGGTTGGGGACACTCCAAAAGACAGAGCTCTCTTCAATGGGGCGCAGAAAT TGTTTGGCATGATTATTACAATTGGTCAGTCTATCGTCTATGTAATGACGGGGATGTACGGAGACCCATCTGAGATGGGTGCTGGTATCTGTTTGCTTATCACAATTCAG CTTTTTGTAGCTGGACTGATAGTTCTACTATTGGATGAGCTTCTACAGAAAGGGTATGGTCTTGGTTCTGGCATCTCTCTCTTCATTGCTACCAACATCTGTGAGACTATTGTATGGAAGGCATTCAGCCCCACCACTGTGAACACAGGCCGAG GAATGGAGTTTGAAGGAGCCATTATTGCTCTGTTCCATCTGCTGGCTACTCGTACGGACAAAGTCAGAGCTCTCCGAGAGGCCTTCTACCGCCAGAACCTACCTAACCTCATGAACCTGATTGCCACCATTTTTGTCTTTGCTGTTGTCATTTACTTCCAG GGCTTCAGAGTGGACCTCCCTATCAAATCTGCCCGCTACCGTGGCCAGTACAACACTTACCCGATCAAGCTGTTCTATACTTCCAATATTCCCATCATTCTTCAGTCTGCCTTGGTATCTAATCTGTATGTGATCTCCCAGATGTTGTCTGCTCGCTTCAGTGGCAACTTGTTGGTTAGCCTGCTGGGCACCTGGTCT GATACTTCATCTGGAGGCCCTGCTCGCTCTTATCCAGTCGGTGGACTTTGTTATTATCTGTCACCCCCTGAGTCCTTCGGTTCGGTGTTAGAAGACCCTGTCCATGCAGTTGTTTATATTGTGTTTATGTTGGGCTCCTGTGCTTTCTTCTCCAAGACATGGATTGAAGTTTCTGGCTCCTCTGCCAAAGAT GTTGCCAAACAACTAAAAGAGCAACAGATGGTAATGAGGGGCCACAGAGAAACCTCCATGGTCCACGAACTAAACAG GTACATTCCCACAGCTGCTGCATTTGGTGGTCTCTGCATTGGTGCTCTCTCTGTCCTGGCAGACTTCCTTGGGGCAATTGGGTCTGGAACTGGAATCTTGCTAGCTGTTACTATCATTTACCAGTACTTTGAAATTTTTGTAAAGGAACAGAGTGAAGTTGGGAGCATGGGAGCTCTTCTTTTCTAA